A genomic window from Aquitalea aquatilis includes:
- a CDS encoding phosphoglycerate kinase: MKFNKLTELDLAGKRVLIRVDMNVPVKNGVIGDDTRIRASLPSIEHSLKAGAGVILMTHLGRPTEGEPKPEDSLAPVVERLSTQLGRPVRLVADWQSGLTVAAGEVVMLENVRLNKGEKKNNAELGQAYASLCDVFVNDAFGTAHRAEASTHAVAQFAPVACAGILLAAELDALGKALLAPARPLVAIVAGSKVSTKLTILESLADKVDQLIVGGGIANTFLLAEGKNIGKSLAEADLVDEAKKVIAKIRARGGNVPLPSDVVCATEFAESAVATTKNVAEVSAEDMILDIGPDSSAELAAIIAKAGTVVWNGPVGVFEFDQFGNGTKTLAQAIAQSPAFSIAGGGDTLAAIAKYGITDDISYISTGGGAFLEFLEGKELPAVAILAERAA; encoded by the coding sequence ATGAAATTCAACAAACTGACCGAACTGGATCTGGCCGGCAAACGCGTGCTGATCCGTGTCGACATGAACGTGCCGGTGAAAAATGGCGTGATCGGCGACGACACCCGCATCCGCGCCAGCCTGCCCTCCATTGAACACAGCCTGAAGGCTGGTGCCGGCGTCATCCTGATGACCCACTTGGGCCGTCCTACCGAAGGCGAACCCAAGCCAGAAGACAGCCTGGCTCCGGTGGTGGAACGCCTGTCCACCCAGCTGGGCCGACCGGTACGCCTGGTCGCCGACTGGCAGTCCGGCCTGACCGTAGCTGCCGGCGAAGTGGTGATGCTGGAAAACGTGCGCCTGAACAAGGGCGAGAAAAAGAACAATGCCGAGCTGGGCCAGGCCTATGCCAGCCTGTGCGATGTGTTCGTCAATGATGCCTTTGGCACCGCCCACCGCGCCGAGGCCTCCACCCACGCCGTGGCTCAGTTTGCCCCGGTGGCCTGCGCCGGCATCCTGCTGGCCGCCGAGCTGGACGCACTGGGCAAGGCCCTGCTGGCTCCGGCCCGTCCGCTGGTGGCCATTGTGGCCGGCTCCAAGGTCTCGACCAAGCTGACCATTCTGGAGTCCCTGGCCGACAAGGTCGACCAGCTGATCGTCGGTGGCGGCATCGCCAACACCTTCCTGCTGGCTGAAGGCAAGAACATCGGCAAATCGCTGGCCGAGGCTGACCTGGTGGATGAGGCCAAAAAGGTCATCGCCAAGATCCGCGCCCGTGGCGGCAATGTGCCGCTGCCCAGCGACGTGGTATGTGCCACCGAGTTTGCCGAAAGCGCCGTCGCCACCACCAAGAATGTGGCCGAGGTAAGCGCTGAGGACATGATTCTGGACATCGGCCCGGATTCGTCGGCCGAGCTGGCCGCCATTATCGCCAAGGCTGGCACCGTGGTATGGAACGGCCCGGTCGGCGTCTTCGAATTTGACCAGTTCGGCAACGGCACCAAGACCCTGGCCCAGGCCATCGCCCAGTCGCCGGCCTTCTCCATTGCCGGCGGTGGCGACACCCTGGCGGCCATTGCCAAGTACGGCATTACCGACGACATCAGCTACATTTCCACCGGCGGTGGCGCTTTCCTGGAATTCCTGGAAGGCAAGGAACTGCCGGCCGTGGCGATTCTGGCCGAACGCGCCGCCTGA
- the gap gene encoding type I glyceraldehyde-3-phosphate dehydrogenase, with product MTIRIAINGYGRIGRQVLRAIYEYDLHNDFKVVAVNATGDLATNAHLTKFDTVHGRFPADIAHDEENLLINGEKIPFFSTRNPAELPWKALDVDLVLECTGAFTSKEKCQLHLDAGAKKVLISAPGGDDVDATIVYGVNHDVLTSAMTVVSNASCTTNCLAPVAKALNDTIGVTKGLMTTIHAFTNDQVLTDVRHKDLRRARSATENMIPTKTGAAKAVGLVLPELKGKLDGFAVRVPTINVSLVDLTFKSGRDTTKDEVNEILQAAAEGPMKGVLGFNTLPLVSSDFNHSTEASTFDATLTKVTGGNMVKVLAWYDNEWGFSNQMLKTARAMFEAK from the coding sequence ATGACCATTCGCATCGCGATCAATGGCTACGGCCGCATTGGCCGACAGGTACTGCGCGCCATTTACGAATACGATCTGCACAATGACTTCAAGGTAGTGGCCGTCAACGCCACCGGTGATCTGGCCACCAACGCCCACCTGACCAAGTTCGACACCGTGCACGGCCGTTTTCCGGCAGACATCGCTCATGACGAAGAAAACCTGCTGATCAACGGCGAGAAGATTCCTTTCTTCTCCACCCGCAACCCGGCCGAACTACCGTGGAAAGCGCTGGACGTGGATCTGGTACTGGAATGTACCGGTGCTTTCACCAGCAAGGAAAAGTGCCAGCTGCATCTGGATGCCGGCGCCAAGAAAGTGCTGATCTCGGCACCGGGTGGCGACGATGTCGATGCCACCATCGTCTACGGGGTGAACCACGATGTGCTGACCAGCGCCATGACCGTGGTGTCCAACGCCTCCTGCACCACCAACTGCCTGGCCCCGGTGGCCAAGGCGCTGAATGACACCATCGGCGTGACCAAGGGCCTGATGACCACCATTCACGCCTTCACCAACGACCAGGTGCTGACCGACGTGCGTCACAAGGACCTGCGCCGCGCCCGTTCCGCCACCGAAAACATGATCCCGACCAAGACCGGTGCCGCCAAGGCCGTGGGCCTGGTGCTGCCGGAACTCAAGGGCAAGCTGGATGGCTTCGCCGTGCGCGTTCCCACCATCAATGTTTCGCTGGTAGACCTGACCTTCAAGTCCGGCCGTGACACCACCAAGGACGAAGTCAACGAAATCCTGCAGGCCGCAGCCGAAGGCCCGATGAAGGGCGTGCTGGGCTTCAATACCCTGCCGCTGGTTTCTTCCGACTTCAACCACAGCACCGAAGCCTCCACCTTTGACGCCACGCTGACCAAGGTGACTGGCGGCAATATGGTGAAGGTACTGGCCTGGTACGACAACGAGTGGGGCTTCAGCAACCAGATGCTGAAAACCGCGCGTGCCATGTTCGAAGCCAAGTAA
- the fba gene encoding class II fructose-bisphosphate aldolase (catalyzes the reversible aldol condensation of dihydroxyacetonephosphate and glyceraldehyde 3-phosphate in the Calvin cycle, glycolysis, and/or gluconeogenesis): MALVSMRQLLDHAAEFSYGLPAFNVNNLEQMRAIMEAADKCDAPVIVQASAGARKYAGAPFLRHMILAAVEEFPHIPVVMHQDHGTSPDICQRSIQLGFSSVMMDGSLKSDGKTPANYDYNVDVTRTVVNFAHACGVSVEGEIGCLGSLETGIAGEEDGVGAEGVLDHSQLLTDPEEAARFVKDTGVDALAIAIGTSHGAYKFSKKPTGDVLRIDRIKEIHARIPNTHLVMHGSSSVPQEWLQIINEFGGDLGETYGVPVEEIVEGIKHGVRKVNIDTDLRLASTGAIRRFMAQNPKEFDPRKYLKASTDAMRDICIARYEAFGACGQASKIKAINLDTMANLYLKGQLAQIIK, encoded by the coding sequence ATGGCACTCGTTTCCATGCGTCAGCTGCTGGACCATGCAGCCGAATTCAGCTACGGCCTGCCGGCTTTCAACGTCAATAATCTGGAACAGATGCGCGCCATCATGGAAGCCGCCGACAAGTGCGACGCGCCGGTGATCGTGCAAGCTTCGGCCGGTGCCCGCAAATACGCCGGAGCCCCCTTCCTGCGCCACATGATTCTGGCGGCCGTGGAAGAATTCCCGCATATCCCGGTGGTGATGCACCAGGATCACGGCACCAGCCCGGACATCTGCCAGCGCTCCATCCAGCTGGGTTTCTCCTCGGTGATGATGGACGGCTCGCTGAAGAGCGATGGCAAGACCCCGGCCAACTACGACTACAACGTGGATGTGACCCGTACCGTGGTCAACTTCGCCCATGCCTGCGGCGTGTCGGTGGAAGGTGAAATCGGCTGCCTGGGCAGCCTGGAAACCGGCATAGCCGGCGAAGAAGACGGCGTGGGTGCCGAAGGCGTGCTGGACCACAGCCAGCTGCTGACCGACCCGGAAGAAGCCGCCCGCTTCGTCAAGGACACCGGTGTGGACGCGCTGGCCATTGCCATCGGCACCAGCCACGGCGCCTACAAGTTCAGCAAGAAGCCCACCGGCGACGTGCTGCGCATCGACCGTATCAAGGAAATCCACGCTCGCATCCCCAATACCCATCTGGTGATGCACGGTTCGTCTTCGGTACCGCAGGAATGGCTGCAGATCATCAATGAGTTCGGTGGCGATCTGGGCGAAACCTATGGCGTGCCGGTAGAAGAAATCGTCGAAGGTATCAAGCACGGCGTGCGCAAGGTGAATATCGACACCGACCTGCGTCTGGCTTCCACCGGTGCCATCCGCCGCTTTATGGCGCAGAACCCGAAGGAATTCGACCCGCGCAAATACCTGAAGGCCTCCACCGATGCCATGCGCGATATCTGTATCGCCCGCTACGAAGCCTTCGGTGCCTGCGGTCAGGCCAGCAAGATCAAGGCCATCAACCTGGACACCATGGCCAATCTGTATCTGAAGGGCCAGCTGGCGCAGATCATCAAATAA
- a CDS encoding YggT family protein, which translates to MFLETVQFLIKTIADLFVLVLLLRFYLQVARAPFKHPLCQFVMAATNFAVLPLRKLLPSLRGYDSATMLLAWLVSMVSSVIILALNPMYTLAAPETWLALSLLAVLDVFKQSLTLLMGAVIVQAVLSWVNPYNPLSPILDALTRPFLRPFRRAAVGGVDLSPLILFLIIQVILMLPVHFLESSFLMQLKVAM; encoded by the coding sequence ATGTTTCTGGAAACCGTGCAATTTCTGATCAAGACCATCGCCGACCTGTTCGTGCTGGTATTGCTGCTGCGTTTTTACCTGCAGGTGGCGCGGGCGCCGTTCAAACACCCCCTGTGCCAGTTTGTCATGGCGGCCACCAACTTCGCCGTGCTGCCGCTGCGCAAGCTGCTGCCTTCGCTGCGTGGTTACGACAGTGCCACCATGCTGCTGGCCTGGCTGGTCAGCATGGTTTCCAGCGTGATCATTCTGGCGCTCAATCCCATGTACACCCTGGCCGCGCCGGAAACCTGGCTGGCCCTGTCGCTGCTGGCGGTGCTGGATGTATTCAAGCAGTCGCTGACCCTGCTGATGGGGGCGGTCATCGTGCAGGCGGTGCTGAGCTGGGTGAATCCCTATAATCCGCTCAGCCCGATTCTGGATGCGCTGACCCGCCCGTTTCTCCGCCCCTTCCGCCGCGCTGCCGTGGGCGGGGTCGATTTGTCGCCGCTGATTCTCTTCCTGATCATCCAGGTCATTTTGATGCTGCCGGTGCATTTCCTGGAAAGCAGCTTCTTGATGCAACTCAAGGTGGCGATGTAA
- a CDS encoding MoaD/ThiS family protein: MKLNMVYFARLKDSFGTGQESLETEASSVAELLVELRLRGGSWATELGHGKTFRVACNQELVDPDSALRDGDEVAIFPPVTGG; this comes from the coding sequence ATGAAACTGAACATGGTGTATTTTGCCCGGCTGAAAGACAGCTTTGGCACCGGCCAGGAAAGCCTGGAAACCGAAGCCAGCAGCGTAGCGGAACTGCTGGTGGAATTGCGCCTGCGCGGTGGGAGCTGGGCCACCGAGTTGGGCCATGGCAAGACCTTCCGCGTGGCCTGTAATCAGGAGCTGGTCGACCCGGACAGCGCACTGCGCGATGGTGATGAAGTCGCCATCTTTCCACCTGTAACCGGGGGCTGA
- a CDS encoding molybdenum cofactor biosynthesis protein MoaE produces the protein MQPFTVRVQTGRFDAGAEIDRLSCNPACGAVVSFSGLVRDYGDRQDVAALELEHYPGMTEKALHAIIEHAGQRWPLQAATIIHRVGHLPLGEPIVLVVTACSHRKDAFAAAEFLMDFLKTAAPFWKKEILQDGSAHWVEAKHSDQAAIGRWQ, from the coding sequence ATGCAGCCATTTACCGTGCGGGTGCAAACCGGGCGCTTTGATGCCGGTGCGGAAATCGACCGGCTGTCGTGCAACCCGGCCTGCGGTGCCGTGGTCAGCTTCAGCGGCCTGGTGCGCGATTATGGCGACCGCCAGGACGTGGCCGCGCTCGAGCTGGAACACTATCCGGGCATGACCGAGAAAGCCTTGCACGCCATCATCGAACATGCCGGCCAGCGCTGGCCGCTGCAGGCCGCCACCATCATACACCGCGTGGGTCATTTGCCGCTGGGCGAGCCTATCGTGCTGGTGGTCACCGCCTGCAGCCATCGCAAGGATGCCTTTGCCGCCGCGGAATTCCTGATGGACTTCCTCAAGACCGCCGCACCGTTCTGGAAGAAGGAAATCCTGCAGGATGGCAGCGCCCACTGGGTGGAAGCCAAACACAGCGATCAGGCCGCCATCGGCCGCTGGCAATGA
- a CDS encoding LysE family translocator, with amino-acid sequence MPLNTWLLFITTVFFVSATPGPNMLLAMTHGIHHGVRRTAVTCLGLMTGLGIIMLGSAAGLGALLAASEQLFSIVKYAGAAYLIYLGIKTWRATPQPVTEVADDNSKAHTPWVMFRTGFLVSMSNPKAFIFFTALFPQFMDARLPQGPQLAILAATFYVIEASWQFAYASGGARLAGWLNSARRLKLVNQVSGGAFIGAGLLLSGISRR; translated from the coding sequence ATGCCACTGAATACCTGGCTGCTGTTCATCACCACCGTATTTTTCGTCTCGGCCACGCCCGGCCCCAATATGCTGCTGGCCATGACCCACGGCATTCACCATGGCGTGCGGCGCACCGCCGTGACCTGCCTGGGGCTGATGACGGGCCTGGGCATCATCATGCTGGGCTCGGCAGCCGGCCTGGGCGCCTTGCTCGCCGCATCGGAACAGCTGTTTTCCATAGTAAAATACGCCGGTGCCGCCTATCTGATCTATCTGGGCATCAAGACCTGGCGCGCCACGCCGCAACCGGTAACGGAAGTGGCCGACGACAACAGCAAGGCCCACACGCCCTGGGTGATGTTCCGCACCGGTTTTCTGGTGTCGATGAGCAATCCCAAGGCCTTTATCTTTTTTACCGCGCTGTTCCCGCAATTCATGGACGCGCGCCTGCCGCAGGGGCCGCAGCTGGCCATCCTGGCGGCCACGTTTTACGTGATCGAAGCCTCCTGGCAGTTTGCCTATGCCAGCGGTGGTGCCCGCCTGGCCGGCTGGCTCAACAGCGCGCGTCGCCTGAAGCTGGTGAATCAGGTGTCCGGTGGGGCCTTTATCGGCGCCGGGCTGTTGCTGTCCGGCATTTCCCGGCGCTAG
- the mobA gene encoding molybdenum cofactor guanylyltransferase MobA yields the protein MNYTALILAGGQARRMGGVDKGLVSLAGQSLLAHTLQALAAQSQPPQHILISANRHLDEYAAYGHPVLPDSLPDFPGPLAGLLAGMQAAPDSILLMLPCDAVCLPADFAARLLAALPSQQVISASDPAQWHPSLLALQPGLADALAAYLAAGGRSIRGWLATLQHQSLPFAQSLPNLNTLDAVRQLEQQWPAD from the coding sequence ATGAACTATACCGCGCTGATTCTGGCCGGTGGCCAGGCGCGCCGCATGGGCGGTGTGGACAAGGGGCTGGTGAGCTTGGCCGGCCAGTCGCTGCTTGCCCATACCCTGCAAGCACTGGCCGCACAAAGCCAGCCACCACAGCACATCCTGATTTCTGCCAACCGCCATCTGGATGAATACGCTGCGTACGGCCATCCGGTATTGCCGGACAGCCTGCCAGACTTTCCCGGCCCGCTGGCCGGGCTGCTGGCCGGCATGCAGGCCGCGCCGGACAGCATCCTGCTGATGCTGCCCTGCGATGCGGTGTGCCTGCCAGCTGATTTTGCCGCGCGCTTGCTGGCAGCCCTGCCGAGCCAACAGGTGATCAGCGCCAGCGACCCAGCCCAATGGCATCCCAGCCTGCTGGCCTTGCAGCCCGGGCTGGCGGATGCGCTGGCTGCTTATCTGGCGGCGGGGGGGCGCTCCATCCGCGGCTGGCTGGCGACGCTGCAACACCAGAGCCTGCCCTTTGCGCAGAGCCTGCCCAATCTCAATACCCTGGATGCAGTCCGCCAGCTGGAACAGCAATGGCCGGCTGACTGA
- a CDS encoding c-type cytochrome, with the protein MKKMLLAALLLGTAAAPAMANQALAQKNNCLSCHAVDHKVVGPAYKDVAKKYAGDKGAEAKLIAKVKAGGSGVWGPIPMPPNAQVSDADIKTLVKWVLAQK; encoded by the coding sequence ATGAAGAAAATGCTGCTTGCTGCCCTGCTGCTGGGTACTGCTGCCGCTCCGGCCATGGCCAATCAGGCGCTGGCACAAAAGAACAACTGCCTGTCCTGTCATGCGGTTGATCACAAGGTAGTTGGCCCGGCCTACAAGGACGTTGCCAAGAAATACGCTGGCGACAAGGGTGCTGAAGCCAAGCTGATCGCCAAGGTGAAGGCTGGTGGTTCCGGTGTGTGGGGCCCGATCCCGATGCCGCCGAATGCCCAGGTCAGCGATGCCGACATCAAGACCCTGGTCAAATGGGTTCTGGCGCAAAAATAA
- a CDS encoding LysR substrate-binding domain-containing protein, with amino-acid sequence MSRYLKNLPPLESLIHFEAVLRNGSFTKAATELCVTQSAVSKQIRTLEDWLKLPLFERLVRGIQPTPAGLALQREVSPMLQSLLHSVARLQAEHNRHTLTVNCTHAVAQFWLFPRLVAFSQQHPDITVNIHASNSMDEASVAEYDFAIFYGDGRWSSLAAEPLFPEVVYPVYSAQLDYPAITQVEQLAALPLIQLDSSAWNCINWHDWFGHFGLVYSPPARVPMFNQVTLAFNAVLQGMGIGLGWEFMAHDLLQQGVLKRLGPFAFVSGKVDFLAHPRHKSLSDNARLFKSWLLDSVSQPAIAVPAGGLHPGY; translated from the coding sequence ATGAGTCGCTATCTGAAAAACCTGCCACCGCTGGAAAGCCTGATTCATTTCGAGGCTGTGCTGCGCAATGGCAGCTTTACCAAGGCGGCCACCGAGCTATGCGTGACCCAGAGCGCGGTCAGCAAGCAGATCCGCACCCTGGAGGACTGGCTCAAGCTGCCGCTCTTCGAGCGGCTGGTGCGCGGCATCCAGCCTACGCCAGCCGGGCTGGCGCTGCAGCGCGAGGTATCCCCCATGCTGCAATCGCTGCTGCACAGCGTGGCACGGCTGCAGGCCGAGCATAACCGCCACACGCTCACCGTGAACTGCACCCATGCGGTGGCGCAGTTCTGGCTGTTTCCGCGCCTGGTGGCTTTCAGCCAGCAGCACCCGGACATTACCGTCAATATTCACGCCAGCAACAGCATGGACGAGGCCAGTGTGGCGGAGTACGACTTTGCCATTTTCTATGGTGACGGACGCTGGAGTTCGCTGGCGGCCGAGCCGCTGTTTCCCGAGGTGGTGTACCCGGTGTACAGCGCCCAGCTAGACTACCCGGCCATCACCCAGGTGGAGCAGTTGGCTGCCCTGCCCTTGATCCAGCTGGATTCATCAGCCTGGAACTGCATCAACTGGCATGACTGGTTCGGCCATTTCGGTCTGGTTTATAGCCCGCCGGCGCGGGTGCCGATGTTCAATCAGGTGACGCTGGCCTTCAATGCCGTGTTGCAAGGCATGGGCATAGGGTTGGGCTGGGAATTCATGGCACATGATCTGCTGCAGCAGGGCGTACTCAAGCGGCTGGGGCCGTTTGCCTTTGTCAGCGGCAAGGTGGATTTTCTCGCCCATCCCCGCCACAAGTCGCTGAGCGACAATGCCCGGCTGTTCAAAAGCTGGCTGCTGGACAGTGTCAGTCAGCCGGCCATTGCTGTTCCAGCTGGCGGACTGCATCCAGGGTATTGA
- the dksA gene encoding RNA polymerase-binding protein DksA, which translates to MAKLTEQDILNWEGDDYMNADHLEFFKDRLLQMQQELLINANATANHLQEQEATPDPADRATLEEEYALELRTRDRERKLLQKIQASIRQIDDGSYGFCEDTGEPIGLRRLMARPTATLSVEAQERRERMKRQYAD; encoded by the coding sequence ATGGCCAAGCTGACCGAACAAGATATTCTCAACTGGGAAGGCGATGATTACATGAACGCCGACCATCTTGAGTTCTTCAAAGACCGGTTGTTGCAGATGCAGCAGGAGTTGTTGATCAACGCCAATGCCACTGCCAACCATTTGCAAGAGCAGGAAGCAACCCCGGACCCTGCGGACCGGGCCACGCTGGAAGAAGAGTATGCACTGGAGCTGCGCACCCGCGATCGTGAGCGCAAGCTGCTGCAGAAGATCCAGGCCTCCATCCGTCAGATTGACGATGGTTCCTATGGTTTCTGTGAAGACACCGGTGAGCCCATCGGCCTGCGCCGCCTGATGGCCCGTCCCACCGCTACCCTGTCGGTGGAAGCCCAGGAACGCCGCGAACGCATGAAGCGTCAGTACGCAGACTGA
- the aroG gene encoding 3-deoxy-7-phosphoheptulonate synthase AroG, producing MQRQTDDVRISEIKELLPPIAHLYELPITETASEVIYTTRKDIAALLRGEDDRLLVVIGPCSIHDPEAAIEYARKLSTLRNSLAGELVVVMRVYFEKPRTTVGWKGLINDPHLNESYDINTGLRLARRLLLTLNDMGIPAATEFLDMITPQYFADLISWGAIGARTTESQVHRELASGLSCPVGFKNGTDGNLKIAVDAIRSASVSHHFLSVTKTGHSAIVSTGGNPDCHVILRGGKEPNYSADHVRAAAAELAAVGLSQKLMVDFSHANSRKDYRRQMEVADDVAAQMAAGDQHIFGVMVESHLVEGRQDLKPGCELNYGQSITDACIGWNDTEKLLTTLADAVKARRAKLGVVGGK from the coding sequence ATGCAACGCCAGACCGACGACGTAAGAATCAGCGAAATCAAAGAGTTACTGCCTCCTATCGCCCATCTGTACGAACTGCCGATTACCGAAACCGCTTCCGAAGTCATCTACACCACGCGCAAGGACATTGCGGCCCTGCTGCGCGGCGAGGACGATCGCCTGCTGGTGGTCATCGGCCCCTGTTCCATCCATGATCCGGAAGCAGCCATCGAATACGCGCGCAAGCTCTCCACCCTGCGCAACAGCCTGGCTGGCGAGCTGGTGGTGGTGATGCGTGTCTACTTTGAAAAACCGCGCACCACGGTTGGCTGGAAGGGTCTGATCAACGACCCGCACCTGAATGAATCCTACGATATCAATACCGGCCTGCGCCTGGCCCGCCGCCTGCTGCTGACCCTGAACGACATGGGTATTCCGGCGGCCACCGAATTCCTCGACATGATCACCCCGCAATACTTTGCCGACCTGATCAGCTGGGGTGCCATTGGTGCGCGTACCACCGAAAGCCAGGTTCACCGTGAACTGGCCTCCGGCCTCTCCTGCCCGGTGGGCTTCAAGAATGGTACCGATGGCAATCTGAAGATTGCCGTGGATGCCATTCGCTCGGCCAGCGTGTCGCACCATTTCCTGTCGGTCACCAAGACCGGCCATTCCGCCATCGTTTCCACCGGTGGCAACCCGGATTGCCATGTCATCCTGCGCGGTGGCAAGGAACCCAACTATTCGGCCGATCACGTACGTGCGGCCGCTGCCGAACTGGCCGCCGTGGGCCTGTCGCAAAAGCTGATGGTGGATTTCAGCCATGCCAACAGCCGCAAGGATTACCGTCGCCAGATGGAAGTGGCCGATGATGTGGCCGCCCAAATGGCCGCCGGCGATCAGCACATCTTCGGGGTGATGGTGGAAAGCCATCTGGTGGAAGGCCGCCAGGATCTGAAGCCGGGCTGTGAGCTGAATTATGGTCAGAGCATCACCGACGCCTGCATCGGCTGGAATGATACCGAGAAGCTGCTGACCACCCTGGCTGATGCAGTCAAGGCGCGTCGTGCCAAACTGGGTGTGGTCGGCGGCAAGTAA
- a CDS encoding DMT family transporter has translation MKRGIGYAGMAGAVWGLVLMVPQVLPEFSPWLLCAVRFSLYGLISLLLALPLAGRLRAHLQREDILMLARLSLVGNLLYFILLAAAIQLVGIAPASLIVGVLPVTITLLGLKDEGALSLRQLRWPLAMVLAGIVCINIDTFAGSHGSQSSWARLSGVLAALGALACWSWFAASNARYLRRRPCFDSHEWSCLLGMVTGVMGLLLWLACHWLGLPMVSHATTAQHWQLFWLAAAGCALGGSWLANALWYAAARRLPPTLSGQLIVFETVFALLYGFVWLQRWPRPLELASMLLLLGGVCWAVRRHAEPETSSPGQVALQGS, from the coding sequence ATGAAACGGGGTATAGGCTATGCCGGCATGGCCGGGGCGGTGTGGGGACTGGTGCTGATGGTGCCGCAGGTATTGCCGGAATTCAGCCCCTGGCTGCTGTGCGCCGTGCGCTTCAGTCTGTATGGCTTGATTTCCCTGCTGCTGGCGCTGCCGCTGGCCGGCCGCCTGCGCGCACACTTGCAGCGCGAGGATATCCTGATGCTGGCCCGCCTGTCCTTGGTGGGTAATCTGCTGTATTTCATCCTGCTGGCCGCGGCCATCCAGTTGGTAGGCATTGCCCCGGCTTCGCTGATTGTCGGTGTGCTGCCAGTCACCATCACCCTGCTAGGACTGAAAGATGAGGGGGCCTTGTCGCTACGCCAGTTGCGCTGGCCGCTGGCGATGGTGCTGGCCGGCATTGTCTGCATCAATATCGATACCTTTGCCGGTAGCCATGGCAGCCAGAGCAGCTGGGCGCGGCTGAGCGGGGTGCTGGCTGCACTGGGTGCACTGGCCTGCTGGAGCTGGTTTGCCGCCAGCAATGCCCGCTATCTGCGCCGGCGGCCCTGTTTTGACAGCCATGAGTGGTCTTGCCTGCTGGGCATGGTCACCGGGGTGATGGGGCTGCTGCTGTGGCTGGCTTGCCACTGGCTGGGCCTGCCCATGGTCAGCCACGCCACCACGGCCCAGCACTGGCAGCTGTTCTGGCTGGCGGCAGCCGGCTGCGCGCTGGGCGGGTCCTGGCTGGCCAACGCGCTGTGGTACGCCGCCGCCCGCCGTCTGCCACCCACGCTGTCCGGCCAACTGATCGTGTTTGAAACCGTCTTTGCCTTGCTGTACGGCTTTGTCTGGCTGCAACGCTGGCCACGGCCGCTGGAGCTGGCATCCATGCTGTTGTTGCTGGGCGGCGTGTGCTGGGCAGTGCGTCGTCATGCCGAGCCGGAAACCAGCAGCCCAGGCCAGGTGGCGCTGCAAGGCAGCTGA